The Sporomusa termitida genome has a window encoding:
- a CDS encoding peptidylprolyl isomerase, translating to MKKYLVAFAVMVMCLVLLAAGCAGSNAALPNQPETSPKPAPPAAETASTKNSVALFETSQGSFRIELFEDKAPLTTKNFITLVNKGYYNGLIFHRVIADFMIQGGDPKGNGTGGPGYTIPDEFHRDLKHNEGVISMANAGPNTGGSQFFITLKATPWLDNKHAVFGKVVDGLDVVHAIGKVKTGAQDKPVEDVVITKITIEPGK from the coding sequence ATGAAAAAATATCTGGTAGCCTTTGCGGTGATGGTTATGTGTCTGGTTTTGCTGGCTGCCGGCTGTGCCGGCAGCAATGCCGCTTTGCCTAATCAGCCGGAGACCAGCCCCAAGCCGGCGCCGCCGGCAGCCGAAACGGCCAGCACCAAAAACAGTGTGGCGCTCTTTGAAACCTCACAGGGCAGCTTCCGCATTGAATTGTTTGAAGATAAAGCGCCGCTTACCACGAAAAATTTTATTACCCTTGTCAATAAAGGCTATTACAACGGGCTGATTTTCCACCGGGTCATTGCGGATTTTATGATCCAGGGCGGCGATCCTAAAGGCAATGGAACCGGCGGGCCCGGTTACACCATCCCGGATGAATTCCACCGGGACCTCAAGCATAATGAAGGGGTTATTTCCATGGCCAACGCCGGTCCCAATACCGGCGGGTCCCAGTTCTTTATTACTTTAAAGGCGACGCCGTGGCTGGATAATAAGCATGCCGTGTTTGGCAAGGTCGTGGACGGGCTGGATGTCGTCCACGCGATTGGCAAGGTCAAAACCGGTGCTCAGGATAAGCCGGTGGAGGATGTTGTCATTACAAAGATTACAATTGAGCCAGGTAAATAA
- the yqeB gene encoding selenium-dependent molybdenum cofactor biosynthesis protein YqeB produces MNKLIVIKGGGDLATGIAHRLYKSRFNIVITELPRPTVVRRTVAFAQAVVDGEAVVEGVTARRVTAEAIGPTLAAGCIPVVVDAVARYVSVLRPQAVVDAIIAKRNTGTMLTDAPVVIGVGPGFTAPVDVHAVIETMRGHDLGRVIYQKTAIANTGIPGEVGGYTRERLIKAPVAGEFTGCREIGATVQAGEIVGYVGGVPVAVAITGVLRGLIQSGLTVTKGLKIGDVDPRCRPEHCYTVSDKARAIGGGVLEALLHLGASP; encoded by the coding sequence ATGAATAAATTAATCGTTATCAAAGGCGGCGGTGATCTTGCCACCGGCATTGCCCACCGTCTCTATAAGAGCAGGTTTAACATTGTAATAACGGAATTGCCGCGGCCCACGGTTGTCCGGCGTACGGTTGCCTTCGCCCAGGCCGTGGTGGACGGGGAAGCAGTGGTGGAAGGCGTGACGGCCCGCCGGGTAACGGCCGAGGCTATCGGGCCGACCCTGGCTGCGGGCTGTATTCCGGTCGTTGTTGATGCGGTTGCCAGGTATGTGTCCGTGCTCCGGCCACAGGCCGTGGTCGACGCCATTATTGCCAAACGCAATACCGGCACTATGCTTACGGACGCGCCTGTGGTCATTGGGGTTGGGCCAGGTTTTACCGCGCCCGTCGACGTGCATGCCGTAATTGAGACTATGCGCGGTCATGACCTGGGCCGGGTAATCTATCAAAAAACTGCCATTGCCAACACCGGTATTCCCGGTGAGGTTGGCGGCTATACGCGGGAACGGCTGATAAAGGCGCCGGTTGCTGGTGAATTTACCGGCTGCCGGGAAATCGGGGCTACGGTTCAGGCCGGTGAAATTGTCGGTTATGTGGGGGGAGTGCCGGTAGCGGTTGCTATTACCGGTGTGCTGCGGGGACTCATTCAAAGCGGCCTGACGGTTACCAAGGGTTTAAAAATCGGCGATGTTGACCCGCGCTGCCGCCCGGAACATTGCTATACCGTTTCCGATAAGGCCCGGGCCATTGGCGGCGGGGTGCTGGAAGCCTTACTGCATCTGGGGGCGAGTCCATGA
- a CDS encoding amidohydrolase family protein: MGNNSKIIKGNFIFTPGFGELKIAAASFIVIEGKRVKGLYRQLPAGYEGSLVTDYQDKLIIPGLVDLHAHAPQFANRGMGLDLELIPWLEQYTFPEEAKYNDVVYAAGVYKKFVRELWQWGTTRAVLFGTIHKAATTRLMALLAQAGLGGYVGKVNMDRNSPAALSETTAQSLADTEAFIQDTIDRYELVKPIVTPRFVPSCTPALMSGIAGLAQKYNLPVQSHLAENTREIAWVRELHPECPHYAGVYHKFGLFGQQPTIMAHCIHNDAAELALMAKNKVYMAHCPYSNTNLASGLAPVRRCIDSGIPVGLGSDIAGGHEVSIAKVMAMAVQVSKLKWLISGRQEPFFTIPEVLYLATKGGGSFFGQVGSFEEGYEFDALVIDDSSLAVAAGNPFTLADRLSRFIYIGNDKNIIARYVAGRKIEEPQF; this comes from the coding sequence TTGGGCAACAACAGCAAAATTATAAAAGGTAATTTTATTTTCACTCCCGGTTTTGGCGAGTTAAAAATTGCCGCCGCTAGCTTTATCGTTATTGAGGGGAAACGCGTTAAAGGGCTTTATCGCCAACTGCCGGCCGGGTATGAGGGCAGCCTGGTAACCGATTACCAAGATAAGCTGATCATTCCCGGCTTGGTCGATTTGCATGCCCATGCGCCGCAGTTTGCCAACAGGGGTATGGGACTTGACCTGGAGCTTATTCCCTGGCTGGAACAATATACTTTTCCCGAAGAAGCGAAATATAACGATGTAGTTTATGCGGCCGGGGTTTATAAAAAATTTGTGCGGGAGCTCTGGCAGTGGGGCACAACGCGGGCGGTACTGTTCGGCACCATTCATAAAGCAGCGACAACCCGGTTAATGGCGTTGCTCGCCCAGGCGGGGCTGGGCGGTTATGTCGGCAAAGTCAATATGGACAGGAATTCGCCGGCTGCTCTCAGCGAAACAACCGCACAATCCCTGGCTGATACCGAGGCTTTTATCCAAGATACCATTGACCGGTATGAACTGGTAAAGCCGATTGTAACCCCGCGCTTTGTTCCCAGCTGCACACCGGCATTGATGAGCGGTATTGCCGGGCTGGCCCAAAAGTATAATCTGCCGGTTCAGTCGCATTTGGCGGAAAATACCCGGGAAATTGCCTGGGTCCGGGAGTTGCACCCCGAATGCCCCCACTATGCCGGTGTCTATCATAAATTTGGCTTATTTGGCCAACAGCCGACCATAATGGCCCATTGTATCCATAATGATGCCGCCGAGCTGGCGCTGATGGCCAAAAACAAAGTGTATATGGCCCATTGCCCCTATTCCAATACTAACTTAGCCAGCGGCCTGGCGCCGGTCAGAAGGTGCATTGACAGCGGCATACCCGTGGGCCTGGGTTCCGACATAGCCGGCGGCCATGAGGTATCGATCGCCAAAGTTATGGCCATGGCGGTGCAGGTTTCCAAACTGAAGTGGCTAATAAGCGGCAGGCAGGAGCCGTTCTTCACCATCCCGGAAGTCTTGTATCTGGCCACCAAAGGCGGCGGCAGCTTTTTCGGCCAAGTGGGCAGCTTTGAAGAAGGCTATGAGTTCGACGCCCTGGTTATTGACGACAGCAGCCTGGCGGTTGCGGCCGGCAATCCGTTCACCCTGGCAGACAGGCTGAGCCGGTTCATTTATATTGGCAATGATAAAAATATTATCGCCAGATATGTAGCCGGCCGGAAAATTGAGGAGCCGCAATTTTAG
- a CDS encoding NCS2 family permease, whose product MEKTYRDNGFLDRHFQLSPRGTTLKIEIMAGLTTFIAMAYLIFVIPGQFLIAAGIPPASATAATILSTAVATLLMGVYANLPIAMGPGLGLGAVFTFVMVGSMGLSWQTALGAVFISGVLFFILAITNITKAIIAAIPPLLKSAIGVGLGLFIAFIGFKSAGLIVPAPGTILTLGSLKQPGVLLAVIGLIITSLLMAKNIKGAFLLGILATTVIGMFMGVTKVPAGMSDIISLVPPMPADTLGQLDIGAAIGYGLVSIIFTITIVDLFDNIGTLIAISGKAGLLDKDNNLPDINKALLAGSAATMIGGLFGSCTVTSYIESAAGVAAGGKTGLTSVTTGVLFLATLFLTPLAGLVPGAATAPVLIIIGALMIGEITRIDFTDFTNALPAFLTIILMPLTCSIVEGMAFGFIAFTLLKLATGRTREIHPLMYGLAVIFAVHLYMK is encoded by the coding sequence ATGGAAAAAACATACCGTGACAATGGATTTTTAGACCGGCATTTCCAGTTATCACCGCGGGGAACCACTCTGAAAATAGAAATCATGGCCGGGTTAACTACTTTTATTGCCATGGCGTATTTGATTTTTGTAATTCCCGGTCAGTTTCTGATTGCCGCCGGCATACCGCCGGCCAGCGCCACGGCGGCGACAATCCTGTCCACCGCTGTGGCCACGTTACTGATGGGCGTCTATGCCAATCTGCCGATTGCGATGGGCCCGGGCCTGGGGCTTGGTGCTGTTTTCACTTTTGTTATGGTCGGCAGCATGGGCTTAAGCTGGCAAACGGCGCTAGGTGCGGTTTTTATTTCCGGGGTGCTGTTCTTTATTTTAGCAATCACCAATATAACAAAAGCAATTATTGCGGCGATTCCCCCGCTGCTAAAATCGGCCATCGGCGTTGGCCTGGGCTTGTTTATTGCCTTTATTGGCTTTAAAAGCGCCGGGCTCATTGTCCCGGCGCCGGGAACTATTTTAACCTTAGGCAGCTTAAAGCAGCCCGGCGTTTTACTGGCGGTAATCGGTTTAATCATAACCAGCCTGTTAATGGCCAAAAATATAAAGGGTGCTTTTCTGCTGGGCATCTTAGCCACAACCGTCATCGGTATGTTTATGGGGGTTACCAAGGTGCCGGCCGGTATGAGCGACATCATTTCGTTGGTGCCGCCAATGCCGGCCGACACGCTTGGCCAGCTGGACATTGGCGCGGCTATAGGGTATGGGCTGGTATCCATTATTTTCACCATTACCATTGTCGATTTATTTGACAATATCGGCACGCTGATAGCCATCTCCGGCAAGGCCGGATTACTTGATAAGGATAACAATCTGCCGGATATTAATAAAGCCTTGCTGGCCGGTTCTGCGGCCACAATGATCGGCGGCCTGTTCGGGTCCTGCACGGTCACCTCCTATATCGAAAGTGCCGCCGGTGTGGCGGCAGGCGGGAAAACAGGGTTAACTTCAGTAACTACCGGCGTACTGTTTTTGGCTACTTTATTCTTAACGCCGCTGGCGGGCTTGGTCCCCGGCGCGGCCACGGCACCGGTCTTAATCATCATCGGCGCGTTAATGATCGGGGAAATTACCCGCATTGATTTCACCGACTTCACCAATGCCTTGCCGGCGTTTCTCACGATTATCCTTATGCCTCTGACCTGCAGTATTGTGGAAGGTATGGCGTTCGGGTTCATTGCGTTTACCCTGCTTAAGCTTGCCACCGGCAGAACCAGGGAGATCCATCCCCTGATGTATGGCCTGGCAGTTATTTTCGCTGTGCATTTATATATGAAATAA
- a CDS encoding FAD binding domain-containing protein has translation MVNGYQAASLPAALAILGRDTTIVPYGGGTDLMIEADENATYLFLSKIPELKKISEDAGYIRLGAACTFTEILESELAPPLLKTAVSQIAAPAIRNLGTIGGNICNGSPKADSALIFVATDAKLRLVSHRGERVLPIAEFYLGRKQTALAADELLAEVLMKKDGLGNYYYKKVGAREALAISRVSFAAVLDVAGDKIAGCMTAFGAVSDVIIKRPELDAMLIGKTLAEARTAKAAYLAAYDQAIVPIEGRISAAYRKAVCMNLLRDFLASNGI, from the coding sequence ATGGTAAACGGGTATCAGGCGGCATCTTTGCCGGCGGCACTGGCCATTCTGGGCCGGGACACCACCATCGTGCCTTATGGCGGCGGGACCGATCTGATGATTGAAGCCGATGAGAACGCCACCTATTTGTTTCTCAGCAAAATTCCCGAATTGAAAAAGATTTCCGAGGATGCCGGCTATATCCGTCTCGGAGCGGCCTGCACCTTTACGGAAATCCTGGAAAGTGAACTGGCTCCGCCCCTGTTAAAAACAGCCGTATCCCAGATTGCCGCACCGGCCATCCGCAACCTTGGCACCATTGGCGGCAATATTTGCAACGGCTCGCCCAAGGCGGACAGTGCTTTAATTTTTGTGGCCACAGACGCCAAACTGCGTCTTGTCAGCCACCGGGGCGAACGGGTGCTGCCCATTGCCGAGTTCTATCTTGGCCGGAAGCAGACGGCGCTGGCGGCGGATGAGCTGTTGGCGGAAGTGCTTATGAAAAAGGACGGCCTTGGCAACTATTACTATAAAAAGGTAGGCGCCAGAGAGGCGCTGGCCATTTCCCGGGTATCCTTCGCGGCGGTTCTGGATGTGGCCGGGGATAAAATTGCCGGCTGTATGACGGCCTTCGGCGCCGTCAGTGACGTTATCATCAAACGGCCGGAGCTTGACGCCATGCTGATCGGTAAAACGCTGGCCGAGGCCAGGACCGCTAAGGCCGCGTACCTTGCCGCCTACGATCAGGCCATTGTCCCCATCGAAGGCAGAATCTCGGCCGCCTACAGAAAGGCGGTCTGTATGAATCTGCTGCGGGACTTTCTGGCGAGCAACGGCATCTGA
- a CDS encoding (2Fe-2S)-binding protein, with protein MIQFILNGQEVSSTAKANVRLLDVLRQEFALTGVKCGCREGECGACSVILDGRLVNSCMVALGHVAGSTVMTIEGYRATARFAALDKAYAAVSAVQCGFCIPGMLLASECILARNPRPAEAEIRAGIAGNLCRCTGYHAIVEAIGIAAREGKGLW; from the coding sequence ATGATTCAATTCATTCTTAACGGCCAGGAGGTCTCCTCTACTGCCAAAGCCAATGTCCGGTTGCTTGACGTACTGCGGCAGGAGTTTGCCCTCACCGGTGTAAAATGCGGCTGCCGGGAAGGGGAATGCGGCGCCTGTTCGGTTATTCTTGACGGCCGGCTGGTTAACTCCTGTATGGTAGCCCTGGGGCATGTTGCCGGCAGTACGGTGATGACCATCGAAGGGTATCGCGCCACAGCGCGTTTTGCCGCGCTGGATAAAGCCTATGCAGCAGTCAGCGCGGTCCAGTGCGGTTTTTGCATTCCCGGCATGCTGCTGGCGTCCGAATGCATTCTGGCCCGCAATCCCCGGCCCGCCGAAGCGGAGATAAGGGCCGGTATTGCCGGCAATCTTTGCCGCTGCACCGGCTATCATGCCATCGTCGAAGCCATCGGCATCGCCGCCAGGGAGGGAAAAGGCTTATGGTAA
- a CDS encoding xanthine dehydrogenase family protein molybdopterin-binding subunit: protein MEKISESTRKKDHAAKISGRALYVDDHVPDGMLCGKLLHSTRAKARIAAVRLPSLPAGYLVVDRNDVPGINRVHIVQDDTPVFAEATVEYAGEPILMVVGPVGTEVERILRAIVVVYEEQEPVLDMRQADEVFFNYNYAQGDIDKALAEADLVLTETFQTGYQEQAYLETQGIIADPRDGRMTVRGSMQCPYYVHGAVAKALGCGAQAVRVVQDVTGGGFGGKEAFPSILACQVAVAARKANKPVKVIYGRREDMAFTSKRHPSLCTYKVAIKHGEITGMDIEVLYNSGAYTTLSPVVLQRGLICASGVYRIDNLRVAGRAVRTNTVPAGAYRGFGAPQTFFAAEMMMAHVARELGVDSLALKEKYMVRQGDATSTGGRYHFPVPLPAMIARLDELTGYRAKHRRYQAQTGRCRKGIGLSLFFHGCGFTGSGERDYIKAVVQLRKNTDDTVEVLASNTDIGQGLKTTFCKIVADTLGIGFDRVYIDNPDTDRVPDSGPTVASRSLMIVGGLLQRAAGKLKAGWRAGEEQVIEEHYVQPDFVIPFDLEKFTGDAYPTYSWSVNVIELEVDRLTGTHKIIGAWGIYDVGVPIDLNILHGQMQGGLLQGMGYASMEQMEYNAKGLIRNNSYSDYIVPTAMDVPPLVTEFINNPYPYGPYGAKGAGELPVVGVAPAYIAALENALGVKINKIPFTPEDTMRVLQEVEHNDSIHS, encoded by the coding sequence ATGGAGAAGATTAGTGAATCAACCAGGAAAAAAGATCATGCAGCCAAGATCAGCGGCCGCGCTCTGTATGTGGATGATCATGTGCCAGACGGTATGCTCTGCGGCAAACTATTGCACTCCACCAGGGCGAAAGCCCGCATCGCCGCTGTTCGCCTGCCGTCATTGCCTGCAGGGTATTTGGTTGTGGACAGGAACGATGTACCCGGCATAAACCGTGTTCACATTGTGCAGGATGATACGCCGGTGTTTGCCGAGGCGACGGTGGAGTATGCCGGTGAGCCGATTTTGATGGTGGTCGGTCCGGTAGGCACGGAAGTGGAACGGATTCTGCGGGCGATTGTTGTGGTATATGAAGAACAGGAGCCAGTCCTGGATATGCGCCAAGCCGATGAGGTTTTTTTCAACTACAATTATGCCCAGGGCGATATCGACAAGGCGCTGGCCGAGGCCGACCTGGTGTTAACCGAGACCTTTCAGACCGGCTACCAGGAACAGGCTTATCTGGAAACCCAGGGAATCATCGCCGATCCCCGGGACGGACGGATGACGGTCCGCGGGTCGATGCAATGCCCTTACTATGTGCACGGCGCGGTTGCCAAAGCCCTGGGCTGCGGCGCCCAGGCCGTCCGGGTTGTTCAGGATGTCACCGGCGGCGGGTTTGGCGGTAAGGAAGCCTTTCCCTCCATCCTGGCCTGCCAGGTGGCGGTGGCTGCCAGGAAAGCCAACAAGCCGGTTAAGGTGATTTACGGCCGGCGGGAGGACATGGCGTTTACTTCCAAGCGCCACCCGTCCCTCTGTACCTACAAGGTCGCTATTAAACACGGTGAAATTACCGGTATGGATATTGAGGTGCTATACAACAGCGGCGCCTATACCACTCTGTCGCCGGTTGTGCTGCAGCGGGGCCTGATTTGCGCCAGCGGGGTATACCGCATTGATAACCTGCGCGTTGCCGGCCGGGCCGTCAGGACCAATACCGTGCCGGCCGGCGCCTACCGCGGCTTTGGCGCGCCGCAGACCTTCTTTGCGGCCGAAATGATGATGGCGCACGTGGCCCGCGAACTGGGAGTGGATTCACTGGCCCTGAAAGAAAAATATATGGTGCGGCAGGGAGACGCTACCTCTACCGGCGGCAGATATCATTTCCCGGTACCGCTGCCGGCGATGATTGCGCGGCTGGATGAGCTTACCGGCTACCGGGCAAAACACCGGCGGTATCAAGCACAAACCGGACGCTGCCGCAAGGGCATTGGCCTGTCGCTGTTCTTCCACGGCTGCGGCTTTACCGGCAGCGGCGAGCGGGACTATATCAAGGCGGTGGTGCAGCTGCGGAAAAACACCGACGATACGGTTGAGGTGCTGGCCAGTAATACCGATATCGGCCAGGGCTTGAAAACAACCTTCTGCAAAATTGTCGCCGATACGCTGGGGATCGGGTTTGACCGGGTATATATTGACAACCCGGATACCGACCGGGTGCCCGACTCCGGGCCGACTGTCGCCAGCCGGTCGCTGATGATCGTGGGGGGACTGCTGCAGCGGGCGGCCGGGAAACTTAAAGCCGGCTGGCGTGCCGGCGAGGAACAAGTCATTGAGGAACATTATGTGCAGCCTGATTTTGTCATTCCGTTTGATCTGGAAAAGTTTACCGGCGATGCTTACCCAACCTATTCCTGGTCTGTTAATGTCATTGAACTGGAGGTGGATAGGCTCACTGGCACCCATAAAATCATTGGCGCCTGGGGTATTTATGATGTCGGCGTGCCCATTGACCTGAATATTCTGCACGGACAGATGCAGGGCGGCCTGCTGCAGGGAATGGGCTACGCCTCAATGGAGCAAATGGAGTATAATGCTAAAGGCCTGATCCGGAATAACAGCTACAGTGATTATATTGTGCCTACGGCCATGGATGTTCCCCCCCTGGTCACCGAATTTATCAATAATCCGTACCCTTATGGCCCTTACGGCGCGAAAGGAGCCGGCGAACTGCCGGTTGTCGGGGTTGCGCCGGCCTATATTGCCGCCTTGGAAAATGCCCTGGGGGTCAAAATAAATAAAATACCGTTTACCCCGGAAGATACCATGAGAGTCTTGCAGGAGGTGGAGCATAATGATTCAATTCATTCTTAA
- a CDS encoding NTP transferase domain-containing protein, whose product MQAKENKITGGIIVAAGKKTDPRVLSPLLKIGSITVVKRIVLTFQQAGISPIVIITGYKAEEIEHDLADYGVIFLRNEHYETSQMFDSAKIGLTFLRDKCEQVLFSPVTAALFTPATLQRMLACRAKVVLPSYQGKPGHPLLLANELIPRLLAYDGDRGMRGAIQNLGIESCRLDTDDEGICRNMDDIGRWDALLKKHSQQILHPFLRISIENESLFFNSRTKLLLILIQDTHSVRSACRHIALSYSKAWNMINQLEQALGYAVVARKHGGSNGGKTYLTAEGAQFLAKFQQFEENVRQYAKNEFDRWFINRTFL is encoded by the coding sequence ATGCAAGCAAAGGAAAACAAAATAACCGGCGGTATCATTGTTGCTGCCGGCAAAAAAACAGACCCCAGGGTTCTGAGTCCACTATTAAAAATTGGCTCGATCACCGTAGTAAAAAGGATTGTATTAACCTTTCAGCAAGCCGGCATTTCACCGATTGTAATCATTACCGGCTACAAAGCGGAAGAAATCGAACATGATTTAGCTGATTACGGGGTTATCTTTTTACGCAACGAACACTATGAAACTTCCCAAATGTTCGATTCGGCCAAAATTGGTCTGACGTTTCTCCGCGACAAATGCGAGCAGGTCCTGTTCAGCCCGGTTACGGCTGCGCTGTTTACGCCGGCAACCCTGCAGCGAATGCTGGCATGCCGGGCAAAAGTAGTTTTACCGTCTTATCAGGGAAAACCCGGCCATCCTCTTCTGCTTGCCAACGAACTGATTCCGCGACTTTTGGCCTATGACGGCGACCGGGGAATGCGGGGAGCCATACAAAATCTTGGCATTGAAAGCTGCCGGCTGGATACAGACGATGAAGGAATTTGCCGCAATATGGATGATATTGGCCGCTGGGATGCACTGCTAAAGAAACACAGCCAACAGATTCTTCATCCGTTTTTGCGCATAAGCATTGAGAATGAATCCCTGTTTTTTAACTCACGCACCAAGCTGCTTTTAATCTTGATTCAGGATACCCACTCGGTCCGCAGCGCCTGCCGGCATATTGCCCTGTCTTATAGTAAGGCCTGGAATATGATCAACCAGCTGGAACAGGCGTTAGGCTATGCCGTGGTGGCAAGAAAACATGGCGGCAGTAACGGCGGGAAGACGTACTTGACCGCAGAAGGCGCTCAATTTCTGGCGAAGTTCCAGCAGTTTGAAGAAAACGTGCGGCAGTATGCGAAAAATGAGTTTGACAGATGGTTTATAAACCGCACGTTTCTATAG
- the hydA gene encoding dihydropyrimidinase: protein MGIILRGGTIVTGTDCYQADIRIEGELVAAVGSQLAQTGDTVLAAEGYYIFPGGIDAHTHFDLPVGRLSTADDFTSGTRAAVLGGTTTVIDYATQGKGETLQQGLANWQRRAGGNCYTDYGFHMAITDWNEQVSRELPWLSREAGVASVKLYMAYKHSLQVDDSVLFQVLEQSRDCGILTCVHCENGDIVDNLTRQLRRQGKTAPSFHPLSRPPRVEQEAVNRLMVLAEMADAPVYVVHLSCREALATVAEAKARGVRVFAETCPQYLVLDDSVYQDPTFACAKFVMSPPLRARENQAGLWNGLRTGILDTVATDHCSFNFRGQKDRGREDFSKIPNGIPGVEHRLGLLYTYGVKEGKLSLTQFVDKVATKPARLFGLYPHKGTIAPGSHADLVIWDEKRRLIIGAAAHAHNVDYSPYEGMVQQGQAIHVFLRGRQVVKDGVAAAKPEGRYLFRKRFVPGGL, encoded by the coding sequence GTGGGGATTATTTTACGCGGTGGCACGATTGTTACCGGCACTGACTGTTACCAGGCCGATATCCGCATTGAGGGGGAGCTTGTCGCCGCTGTTGGCAGTCAGCTGGCGCAGACCGGCGATACCGTACTGGCGGCAGAGGGATATTATATATTCCCGGGCGGCATTGATGCCCATACTCATTTTGACCTGCCTGTTGGCAGACTGTCTACGGCCGATGACTTTACCAGCGGCACCCGGGCCGCTGTCCTGGGTGGTACTACCACCGTTATTGACTATGCCACGCAAGGTAAAGGGGAGACCCTGCAGCAGGGTCTGGCCAACTGGCAGCGGCGGGCCGGCGGCAACTGCTACACCGACTACGGGTTTCACATGGCGATTACCGACTGGAATGAACAGGTTTCCCGGGAACTGCCGTGGCTCAGCCGGGAGGCCGGCGTAGCTTCCGTCAAGCTCTATATGGCTTATAAGCATAGCCTGCAGGTTGACGACAGTGTCTTGTTTCAGGTGCTGGAACAGAGCCGCGACTGCGGGATTCTCACCTGTGTGCACTGTGAGAATGGCGATATTGTCGATAATCTGACCAGGCAGTTGCGCCGGCAGGGCAAAACTGCGCCTTCTTTTCATCCTTTATCCCGGCCGCCACGGGTGGAGCAGGAAGCCGTTAACCGCTTGATGGTGCTGGCCGAAATGGCAGACGCGCCGGTATATGTTGTCCACCTGAGCTGCCGGGAGGCCCTGGCGACGGTAGCAGAGGCCAAAGCCCGGGGTGTCAGGGTGTTTGCCGAAACCTGCCCCCAGTATTTGGTGCTGGATGACAGCGTCTATCAGGACCCTACTTTTGCCTGTGCAAAATTCGTCATGTCGCCGCCGCTTAGAGCCAGGGAAAACCAAGCCGGTTTATGGAACGGACTGAGAACAGGTATTCTGGATACTGTCGCCACCGATCACTGCTCGTTTAATTTCCGCGGGCAGAAAGACCGGGGCCGGGAAGACTTCAGCAAGATTCCCAATGGCATTCCCGGTGTGGAGCACCGGCTGGGGCTTTTGTACACCTATGGTGTCAAAGAGGGCAAGCTGAGCCTCACCCAGTTTGTTGACAAAGTGGCGACCAAGCCGGCCAGGCTCTTTGGGCTTTATCCCCACAAAGGCACCATTGCTCCGGGTTCCCATGCAGATTTAGTGATCTGGGACGAAAAGCGCCGCTTGATCATTGGGGCGGCTGCGCACGCGCACAACGTGGATTACAGTCCCTATGAGGGCATGGTGCAGCAAGGCCAGGCCATTCATGTTTTCCTGCGTGGCCGGCAGGTAGTGAAAGACGGGGTGGCGGCAGCGAAGCCCGAGGGCCGCTACCTCTTCCGTAAACGATTTGTTCCGGGCGGACTATAA